TGAAAGATTCACATCTTTGCTTTAACCAGGAACCTTATCTTTTTACTATCGAAAAGCTTTAGTCTTGAAGGATGCATTTATAGTATGTTACTATGTTATTAGTTGCTTGCATCACCTGTAGTTCTAGTTTTAAAACCTTGGGGGAGCTCTAACCAACAAAAGCCAAACTTATTTTTGCTTTGAGCTAGTAGAACATTGTTTGAGCGTTGTGCCGATAATGTGGAGGTGTATTTGTGGGTTTAACTCTTTGGTTGCTGAAGAGCTCTGTGAATGATGAAAATTGAACCCTCGGACTTTTAGGATACAACCGAAATACTTGACCACTATATTTGTGGGTTTAAAGTCTTCACACTCAAAGCACTTCTGCAGTCATGATTTCGAGCGTTGCTTGTGGCTTTCGAGGAAGATAATATCTTTGGGTTATATAGTCCAACAACAAACATCTAACAGCAAGATGCCAAGGATAtaacaatcaattaaaaaataaaaaaggcgAAACCACTAAATGGAGGCTTAGTGCAAGATCCAACATGGGGGTGTCCACTATTTCAATTGCGATACTGTTATTGGAGGAGTTAACTGTTGAGGTGATGGGTGCCAAAACTATTGGTGATTGATTTTACGACTATTCAGGAAATGGGCCTGTGTTGTCTGCTACAATTTGGTTATTCCTTTTTTGGAAAGTAGTGCACATCATATACCTAACCAGCACACCGCTACTAGCATCAAAATTTGCGCTttgcttttcaatttttattcaatatattcTTTGAAGTAGGAAAGGAATTTGATTAAGTTTGAGCCTAATTAGAcattgattaaattgtattaCAAAGCCTTCTTATATTGAAGGCAACCGGAACAGCTCCAAACCAATTATTGCCAAAAAGCTGTCCTGCAAGTCATTAACACATCTTAGTGGTGGTAATGGCCACTGGCCAGGATTCTGACCTCAAAGGTCCACCTCTACAGTATAGCTCATTTCTAGATACTCAAAGCAAACGCCCTAACCACGTTTTCAACATCTTCAATTCCTTCCTGCCTTACTTTAAATGGAATAGGAAAATTCCATGAGTCAGGAAGAAAGTGGTAACGTCTTGTATCaagaaatatatattgaatgtaATAGTAAAATACATTATGCTCTTAAGAGAGAACGTATGTTAAAAGAcgatattattgaaaagaatGACCATAAGCTCTAAAGATAAACAATAAAATggatatgaaaaaaaaagaaaaatacactGCATGGTTGATATAAAGAGAGAGAAGCTGTCGTTGAATTGTTAAGGAAAGGCAGCAGCATCCCACGTGAAATATTTTGTCACATAATACAttgtttgttttcattttactCCCTGCTTTCCATTTCCAGGCTTCTAACACTTTCTCCTTGTCAGCTACTTTTATGGGGCCAGTGCCCCCCTCCACCAGTTCCATCACCTTTTTCACATTTCACTTGAAAAGACAATTAGAAACAGTGGAAGGGAGCTCATTGTTGATTAATCAGTcatgcctctcccttcatttgcttttgatttgCGTAAATCGATTAAGCTCTACTATAATATGCGTGTCTCAACACTTATTAGAAAAATACACCCTGTGAATCACATTTTTCTCCACCAACTTCAAGAGTCTTTAAAGTATCGATAGTATATCAATTAATTCCTTTCATCAATTTAGCTATCAGCTTTAGGTAATAGTTTTGAGAATATCGGTGGAATTAGTCTCGtatgtatatttgttgttgtagtGGCATTGTATGTTAGGATTCattgaataaaaaaacttgaataaaatCAAGAGAAGCAAACTGTGGAAACCTGGCAAAGGGTAGGGTAAAATACTGAAATAAGAAGGGATACTGCAGTTTGTGGGACCAAAAACAACAAACGACTTGTTAGGCGGACACCTCGATAGGGCACATGGGAGATGGAACAAGTCCAGCCATGAAATGGGGGTGTTTCTGCACCATGAAATAACAACCGTCCATGCGGTTAGGTTGAAGCATCGGTCCTAATCCTACACTGTTTGAGAGTGGAATTCATCATTAACACACACAactatatgtgtgtatatatatatatatctcctTGTTCGGAAATCAACCGTTGATACAAGGACGGGACGACTGGTTGATAATATTGTATTAAGATTCGTAGAAAGTGATTCTCTTCTAACAAGACTTAAACATCAGTTAAACGATTCTCCATAGTTAAAGTGATTGAGCCAACAAAATCTGACCTGCCGAATACACAATTTCATCACATCATGCAATCGGGGTTTTAGTTAATAAACTGAAGCTAAGAAAGGTGGCCAAGTAATGTGTTTATTAACAAGAATGCTCATAGTCAAAGTGCAATGAATGATTGAAAAACTCCAAAAACCATGGAAGCAGAAGCTGAATTCTGACAGTATTGCTGTGTACAAGTATTGCATTGGCTGCCTGTTTTCCTTGTTAAAAGCACGGCAGCATTCACGGGCGGCATACAATGGCTTTGCCccattaaaatattcaaaaatttcactaattattatttgaacaaattttaaatggaaataaacttttatagaaaatattttttataaaattttaatttaatcctatgAAATAACAAGTcatacaattataaaattttatttcaatttcacacgtttaaaataagttttctaGCTTCAACACTGCTAGCAAAGTACAACTATTATCTTGTCTATCAAGGGTGGAGCTAGAGGAGGCAAGCACGACCTGCtctccaaaaatgaaaattactcttttaattttttttgaaaaataaaaaaaattaatttagtgataaaattatattatggtattttctaaaatttaaaatttaattctagttttttcagaaatgaaaattttgtaatttaatttattataaaattataaaattttacgttaatacaatgaaaaaaattacatctTTAATcctctaaaatatttataattcaaattcggtctcatcaaaagaattttctcCCTTCAACCTGTTGTCTGTGGTGTTGACTATGatatttattggtattagagtCACTCGTCGTGCCTCTTGAGTGATGGTGAGACAAGCCTCAGCGAGGACGTTGAGTCCCTAAGGAAGGTGAATGTAATAGCCTAGACAAATTTCACATCAGCAAAGCACGAGAGAGACTTGGGCTATATAAAGGGATAGCAACACTAAAGTGATAATAGACTTTTTTGGGGTGTATGGGTGCTCCGAAGCCACAAGGACTATGTGTGTCCAACGCAGACAATATTTTATCGGGCTAGGTGTTGACTGTAATATCCATTTTACAGTGTATGTTGAAGTTCTTGGCTATCTCTCCCAACAATGTCGTTTCTAATGTTGGAGTCTTAGACCATTGGTCCTTCCATTGAGAGTGCAATATGACTTACTATTACACCTAACCACTTGTTggttttatttatgatttaattgtttCTTATTCGTGAACATgtttttaattgtttgtaacatgtttaattatttgttcaagaacatattaaattaatgttcGTAACGTGTTTGTTGAAGGGGATCGACTCTTTAGGAATAAGTTTGGAAGTGTTGTTCGTCGAACAGTCAACCAATCCCCAACAACCAAAAGTATGATCTTCGGTATGAGTTTTATCTCTCGTACTCCGCCAAGAGACAGCATGTCGGGAGTACATGTCCGTGGTACTTGATGCACAAAACCAAGAGTGTCTCAATTGATGGATCTGCAACCATAATCCCACATGAACTTTCTCTCGAAAAAATCGACCCCCTCAACAatattcatgaaaaaaattatttaatttaaacaaataaactcacattattttaaatttaaaaactaaattgaacctgacattttaaaatttacccacAAATTGAACCTATGAATTTAGTCCAAGAAACCTTTTCTTCATGATTGTTCATTGAACCAATTGGCTATCACAATCATGCAGTCAATTAAATCCGATTGAAAATGGAGACGAGTTTTATACTGAAATGATTAAGGAAAAGActataatcaaaattttgaagattacTAGGTTCAATTATCAGTTAAACCAGCCAGTAGCAATCAGCAACATGTCCGAGTGGGCGGGAAAATATGTTTACAGTCAAATAAACCATTAAAGCATGCAAAGTTGCAAGCCAAGCTATGAATTGAAAGCTTTTCTTTCCACATGAAATCACGAAATCAAAGGCTGCAGTTTAGAGTATTGAATGGgtagaagaaaaaataaaaaattttgatcatGTGACGTatctatttactattttatttcacttttttttgggttcaaagtttaaaactttgaaaaggACAGGTGTTTGGCTAATAATGGCTTCCCTTCTATGTAAGCAGAAAGATTAGAGCTTAGATTTTGAGAACTGAGTGGCATATTTGAAGGGGAAACAAAGGGCACTGTTATTTATGGtacattttgttttctttttttatttttatttttcacacatataaacaACAGGTTTTGCAGGATTTCTCGTGAAAAAGCTCACAAGCCAATAAAGCTAACCACGCTACCTTCATTCAACATTCATCACACGTTTCACGAATcttgattccaaaaaaaaaaaaaacctccttTGAATCCAATTCTACAAATTTTCACCTTGGTGTGTTGTTTTTCTCCTTTGATCTTTACATATATAGTATTTTTTATGTTCAAAAATGGTTCTTTGGCTTTTGGGTCATTGAGAATTTTGCATCATTGGGGTGTTTTGCTGTCTGGGTTCTctaataaatcttaaattccTTGATTTATGCCTGTCTTAGTTTTGGGGTtactttgattttaataatttgtactACTATATTCTCTGTACTGTATGTACCTTTGAGTATCTGACAGTCTGACACAACTGTCATTccccttatttttatttgttgtatCTTTATGTGATCTACACTTAACTTGGTTACTTTGATTTAGAGGATCATCTCTGGGTGTTCAACGAGTGTCATATTATCTGATCTATACTCTGTTTGGTCCTACCAGCGAGAAAGCTTTAATGGATTCATGTTGTGTTGCCTTGAAAGTCAATTCTCATTTGGTGAATGTAAGGAATAGTGGCTTTGGCAATGGAGATAACGCATTTCTGGGGGAGAGAATTAGAGGGAGTCTTAATAACAACAGTGTTTGGGTCAATCGGGTGGCAAACAGCTTGAGCACTTATAATAAGAAAGCTATGAAGATCAAACCTGGCGCTTTTGCTGTTATCACATCAAATAATCCCAGAGAAGCCAAGGTATGTTTGATTTTGTATCCATTGTATTTGTTTGATTGCCAATGAGGCCCTGGCAAGGTTACGAGCGCTCAAGTTCAAGTCTTAATTTAAATTAGTGCTTATTATGATCAAAGACCAGTTTCATCATTTACTGTTGAAAACATGGACTTTGCAATGGCTCTTTGGTGAAACGAAATCCCATTCTTtctttgattttggttttaggCCTTACCGTCACGTCGATTTAACAGACAAAGAGTTGACCCCAAGAATGTGGCTTCAATCATATTGGGAGGAGGTGCAGGGACTCATCTCTTTCCCCTTACCAGAAGGGCTGCCACGCCTGCTGTAAGGACATACAATTTCTTTAATGCTAACCTCAATTTCATGACAGATTTGTCTCTTTGTTTTAGCGATTTATTTAGCATATGCTTGATGCAGAATTCGATGCATCGAGTCAAGATTTATGTTTTGACTGTGGTGCATGGTTTTTACGTGGCTATGATCTGTAGGTTCCAATTGGAGGATGCTATAAGCTGATAGACATTCCAATGAGCAACTGTATCAACAGTGGGATAAACAAGATTTTTGTTCTGACACAGTTCAATTCGGCTTCCCTCAACCGGCACGTTGCCCGCACGTATTATGGCAATGGTATAAATTTTGGAGATGGGTTTGTGGAGGTATGATATCATTAAGGTTTATAAAGATCAATTTGTTTAACTTTCTACTGATTCATCTGGTGGAATAAGATGGCTACGGGGTGGTTGTGAATATAGATGATCTATCGAGAAATACAAAGCGTGATGTTATCCAGAAGATAGAATGAACTCTTTTTGAATGATTTCTTGTATTGGATGCTATATGATCCGTAGTAGTTCTATTGAGAATTCCTTTGTGAGTAAGGCCAATTGAACGAAACTCATTTGATGAACAGATTCTGGCAGCCACTCAAACATCAGGAGAGGCAGGGAAGAAGTGGTTCCAAGGAACCGCAGATGCTGTGAGGCAATTCATATGGGTATTTGAGGTAGGAACTAGAAGTATTATTTCCCTTTCTCATGAAAATAGTTACAACTTCATGTAGTTCACATTCGGTTCAACCTGAAATAAACTatgataaatcaaaatttattcttCTAGGATGCGAAGAATAGGAACATTGAGAATGTAGTGATCTTGTGTGGGGATCATCTCTATCGAATGGATTATATGGAATTCGTACAGGTATTGACATCTTTTACTCAATTGGTGTCATGTTTTTTTAGCATAAGCTGAATGCTTTGCTAACTTATTACAATGGATGACAGAGTCACGTAGACGGTAATGCTGATATTACAATTTCATGTGTGACGATGGACAACAGGTTTTCGGTCTTCTCAGCTTAACCATTTAGATTTTTAAGTtgtatatatactttatttaaCCGTTCCCTTTTAGTACCAGATTCATGGTTTACCATCATGATGAAATTATCTCTTGGGTATATTTTTACCGCAATCTTCTTTTTGTAAACTCGAAACAATGTTGATTTACTTTTGTATAACTTTCTATCAACAAATCCTAAAAGCATCTAAGAAGCTGACCATCGATAATTGGTTACTTTCCAGCCGTGCTTCTGATTATGGACTGGTGAAGATAGATGGCAGGGGCCGTATTGTCCAGTTTTCTGAAAAGCCGAAGGGTGCTGATTTGAAAGCAATGGTAAGCACTAAGATGCTGTTATTGCGAGTTTGAAGGAAGGATTTGGTAGGTTCCTACTGAGCTTGCATTTATCTTATGTATGTTGCTGAAGGGCTAATAATTTAAAGCGCACTCGAGCAGATTttcttaaaacatgtttttacaGTGAGATACTGTTCTATTTACTTGATTTCTACCCATATAAACAATGAACATTTTCTCAAATGATACCACTTCTTTTTATGATTCTCTGCAGCAAACAGATACCACTCTTCTAGGGTTGTCTCCCCAAGAAGCCGCAAGTTGCCCTTACATTGCATCAATGGGAGTCTATGTATTTAAGACGGACgttttattaaagcttctgAGATGGAGATTTCCTACTTCCAATGACTTCGGGTCTGAAATCATTCCTGCTGCAGTTAAGGAACATGACGTCCAGGTAAGAGCTATAAAAAGGTGTTCTACATGGTTTCCGTTTGTATACTGAGTAGTTGATCAAAAGGTGTACTAAATTCGGAATGTCTCACATGTCTACAGGCATATATTTTCAAAGACTACTGGGAAGATATTGGAACCATAAAGTCC
The nucleotide sequence above comes from Gossypium raimondii isolate GPD5lz chromosome 13, ASM2569854v1, whole genome shotgun sequence. Encoded proteins:
- the LOC105782262 gene encoding glucose-1-phosphate adenylyltransferase large subunit 1 codes for the protein MDSCCVALKVNSHLVNVRNSGFGNGDNAFLGERIRGSLNNNSVWVNRVANSLSTYNKKAMKIKPGAFAVITSNNPREAKALPSRRFNRQRVDPKNVASIILGGGAGTHLFPLTRRAATPAVPIGGCYKLIDIPMSNCINSGINKIFVLTQFNSASLNRHVARTYYGNGINFGDGFVEILAATQTSGEAGKKWFQGTADAVRQFIWVFEDAKNRNIENVVILCGDHLYRMDYMEFVQSHVDGNADITISCVTMDNSRASDYGLVKIDGRGRIVQFSEKPKGADLKAMQTDTTLLGLSPQEAASCPYIASMGVYVFKTDVLLKLLRWRFPTSNDFGSEIIPAAVKEHDVQAYIFKDYWEDIGTIKSFYEANLALTEEFPKFEFYDPKTPFYTSPRYLPPTKIDKCRIKDAIISHGCFLRECSVQHSVIGERSRLDSGVELQDTVMMGADYYQTELEIISLLAEGKVPIGIGHNTKISNCIIDKNAKIGRDVIIANKDGVQEADRSDEGFYIRSGITIILDKATIKDGTII